Proteins found in one Triticum urartu cultivar G1812 chromosome 4, Tu2.1, whole genome shotgun sequence genomic segment:
- the LOC125553919 gene encoding pectinesterase-like: MSKGAIIGASTVLAVAVVAAVCVVSFKEAKNEEDSTELATSVKSIKSFCQPVDYKVACEKTLEETAGNATTTTELAKAIFKATSERIEKAVQESSLLNELKHDPRTSGALKNCKEMLHYAIDDLKTTFDQLGGFEMTNFKHAMDDLKTWLTSALTYQETCLDGFANTTTDASAKMRKALNVSQELTENILSIVDEFGDTIANLDLSIFSRRLLGHDGAPRWMSDAKRRLLEASPSEPDFKPDMTVAADGSGDYKTINEALAKVPLKSEDTYVMHVKEGTYKEYVSVARNVTNLVMIGDGVGKTVITGDKNFMMNITTKDTATMEAIGNGFFMRGITVENTAGAKNHQAVALRVQSDQSVFYECQFDGYQDTLYTHTSRQYYRDCTVSGTIDFIFGNAQVVFQNCVLQVRRCMENQQNIITAQGRKERHSAGGIVIHNCTIEPHPEFKDHIGRLRTFLGRPWKEHSRTLYIQSEIGELIDPQGWLPWLGDFALSTCYYAEVDNRGPGADMSNRVTWKGVKHVTYRQAEEKYTVERFIQGKLWISKYGVPFIPGLLPQEQAAHTDTERS, translated from the coding sequence ATGAGCAAAGGCGCCATAATCGGCGCGTCGACCGTCCTGGCGGTGGCGGTCGTCGCCGCCGTCTGCGTCGTGTCCTTCAAAGAAGCTAAAAATGAGGAGGACAGCACGGAGCTGGCGACGTCGGTGAAGTCGATCAAGTCCTTCTGCCAGCCCGTGGACTACAAGGTGGCGTGCGAGAAGACGCTGGAGGAGACGGCCGGCAATGCGACGACCACCACGGAGCTGGCCAAGGCCATCTTCAAGGCCACCTCGGAGCGGATCGAGAAGGCCGTGCAGGAGTCCAGCCTGCTCAACGAGCTCAAACACGACCCTCGCACGTCGGGCGCGCTCAAGAACTGCAAGGAGATGCTCCACTACGCCATCGACGACCTCAAGACCACCTTCGACCAGCTCGGCGGCTTCGAGATGACCAACTTCAAGCACGCCATGGACGACCTCAAGACGTGGCTCACCTCCGCGCTCACGTACCAGGAGACCTGCCTTGACGGCTTCGCCAACACCACGACGGACGCCTCCGCCAAGATGCGCAAGGCGCTTAACGTCTCCCAGGAGCTGACGGAGAACATCCTGTCCATCGTGGACGAGTTCGGGGACACCATCGCCAACCTGGACCTGTCCATCTTCAGCCGGCGGCTGCTCGGGCACGACGGCGCGCCCAGGTGGATGTCGGACGCCAAGCGGAGGCTGCTGGAGGCCTCTCCCAGCGAGCCCGACTTCAAGCCGGACATGACGGTGGCGGCGGACGGCAGCGGCGACTACAAGACCATCAACGAGGCGCTGGCCAAGGTGCCGCTCAAGAGCGAGGACACGTACGTGATGCACGTCAAGGAGGGCACGTACAAGGAGTACGTCTCCGTGGCGCGCAACGTGACGAACCTCGTCATGATCGGCGACGGGGTCGGCAAGACGGTCATCACGGGGGAcaagaacttcatgatgaacatcACCACCAAGGACACGGCCACCATGGAGGCGATCGGCAACGGCTTCTTCATGCGCGGGATCACGGTGGAGAACACGGCGGGCGCCAAGAACCACCAGGCCGTGGCGCTGAGGGTGCAGAGCGACCAGTCGGTGTTCTACGAGTGCCAGTTCGACGGGTACCAGGACACGCTCTACACGCACACCAGCCGGCAGTACTACCGCGACTGCACCGTGAGCGGCACCATCGACTTCATCTTCGGCAACGCGCAGGTGGTGTTCCAGAACTGCGTCCTCCAGGTGCGCAGGTGCATGGAGAACCAGCAGAACATCATCACGGCGCAGGGGCGCAAGGAGAGGCACTCGGCCGGCGGCATCGTCATCCACAACTGCACCATCGAGCCGCACCCGGAGTTCAAGGACCACATCGGCAGGCTCCGGACGTTCCTGGGGCGGCCGTGGAAGGAGCACTCCCGCACCCTCTACATCCAGTCCGAGATCGGCGAGCTCATCGACCCGCAGGGGTGGCTGCCGTGGCTCGGCGACTTCGCGCTCAGCACCTGCTACTACGCCGAGGTGGACAACCGGGGGCCGGGGGCCGACATGAGCAACCGCGTCACGTGGAAGGGCGTCAAGCACGTGACCTACCGGCAGGCGGAAGAGAAGTACACCGTGGAGAGGTTCATCCAGGGGAAGCTCTGGATCTCCAAGTACGGCGTGCCATTCATCCCGGGGTTGCTGCCGCAGGAGCAGGCCGCCCACACTGACACTGAGCGAAGCTAG